The Urbifossiella limnaea nucleotide sequence CGCGGCGAGTTGGAAGCCGCCCTGCGGGCGGCGCGCGGGACGACGTTCGATTTGACCGTCGGCCCGACCGGCGAGGTGACCGGCTTGAAGGGGCTGGCGGACCCGCTGCGGGTGGCGGAGGCCAACGACCCGCGCGGCGACCAGACCTTCCGCGTGTGGTCGCTTCTCGACGCCGACGGGTGGAAGGAATTGGCGGGCCTCACGTTCTTCCAGCCGGGCCGGCCGCTCGCCGCCGGCGCGACGTGGGCCCGCCCGTTCGCCCACAGTTGGGGGCCGCTCGGCAGTTGGGCCGGGCGGACCCGCTACACCGCCGTCGGGCCGCGCGACGGCGCGGAGCGCGTCGAGTACGCCCACGAGTTGACGTACCGGCCGCCGACCGCCGCCGGCGGGCTGCCGTTTCGCGTCCTCCGCGGTGACTTCCGGGTGGACGCCGCCGGCGGCTCGATCCGGTACGACGCGGCGCGCGGCCGGGTGGCGGCCGCCGAGGAGTCGTTCCGCGTGCGTGGGGCGCTGGCCGTGTCGGTCGGCGGCGTCGAGGCCACGGCCGGCGTCGAGGAGGCACAACACTTCCGACTCGTCATCCGGCCGCCCGGCGACCGGCAGCTCGACGGCGGCCGTCGATAGGGGTGCGCGCCGCAATACCGGTGTATCCCACAGCCCTTACCCAACTTTCGGAATCCCACCGCGACGCATCCGCGATCGGGTCAGCCCCCGACCCACGCCATCCGATCAGGTCATACGGCCCGCGTGTCCCCGAGCGCCTCAGGCGGACAGCATCCGGGGGAAGGCCATGCCACCCAGACCGTTCGAAACGCTCCTCTCAGCCGCGCTGTTTCTGGCGGGCGGTTCGGTCGCATGCGGGCAGGAACCGGCGGCGGTCGCGGCACCCGTCGCCGAGGCGGTTTCGACCGCCGACCCCGTGCCGCCAAACCCCTACAGCGGTGACCTCCTCACCCGGCTGCGCGCCACCGGCGATTGGTGGGGGCACCGCTCGGCGCTCGCCGACAGCGGGCTGACGTTCGACCTCTTCGCCACGCAGTTCTACCAGGGGGTCGCGAGCGGCGGGCGCGAGCAGCAGTTCGAATTCGGCGGGAAGCTCGACTACCTGTTCAACCTCGACACCGGCAAGCTCGGGTGGTGGCAGGGCGGGTTCCTGAACCTCCACGCCGAGACCCGGTACGGCCGGTCGGTGAACGCCCTCGACGGGCTCCTCACCCCGTCCAACATCCCGCTCAGCTTCCCCGAGCCCGAGGGCTCGATCAGCTCGATCACCGGGCTCAAGCTCACCCAGGCGCTGAGCGAGGAGGTGGTCGTGTTCGCCGGGAAGATCAACACGCTCGACGAGTACGGCTTCCGGTACGCCCCCGGGCTCGGCACGAACCGCCCCGGGCTGGAAGGGTTCATGAACACCTCGCTGGTGTTCAACCCGATCGTCGGCCGGACCGTGCCGTACTCGGCGGCAGGCGTCGGCGGTGCGGTCCTCAAGGACGGCGAGCCGCTGTTCGCCGTCACCGTGTTCGACCCGGAGGAGCGGTCCACGAAGGGGCTCGAAGACCTGTTCGTCCGCGGCGTCACCGTCGTCACCGACCTGACGCTTGACGTGAAGCCGCTCGGCCGGCCGGGGCGGTACAACTTCGGCGGCACCTACAGCAACTCACAATACCGCTCCTTCGACCCGGCCGCGTACCTCCGCATCCCGCCCGCCCTCGTCCGCGACGAGGCCGCGTCGCCGAAGGAAACTGGGTCGTGGTCGGTGTACGCGAACTTCTTCCAGTCGGTGTGGGTGGACGCGGCGGACGAGAAGCGGCACTGGGGCGTGTTCGGGCAGTTCGGCGTCGCCGACGGGAACCCGAACCCGGTGCGGTTCGTGGCTAACGGCGGCGTGGGCGGGCGGAGCATGATCCCCGGGCGGACCTACGACACGTTCGGCGTGGGGTACTTCTACCTCGGGCTGAGCGACAACTTCAAGGCGCTGGCCGGCCCGCTCCTGCCGCAGCGCGACGAGTACGGGGTCGAGGTCTTCTACAACCTCGCGGTGACGCCGTGGGCGCGGTTCACGACCGACCTCCAGGTCGCCCGCCCGAGCACCGTCGGGCTCGACACTGCGATCATCCCGGGCTTCCGCTTCCAGCTCCTGTTCTGACGCCCGTGGGGGTCCGCGTGCGGGTCGCCCCGCACGCGGGCGCCGGGGCGGCTACGGCTTCGGCTCGATCGTCACCCGCTCGATCCGGCCGGTGTAGCGGAACGGCAGGCGGTAAGTGAAGTCCACGGCCGAGCCCGTGTCCATCCCCACGTCGATCCCCTCGCCGAGCGACAGCGAGAGCGGGATCGTCCGCGGCAGCTGTCCCTCGCCGACCTTCTTGCCGTTGGCCGTCAGCGTCACCGTCGCGCCCTTCCCGCGCTCGCCGGCCTTCCCCTCGTAGGTGAGGTTCATCGCCAGCGCCACGTTCCCCCGCGGCAGTTCCTCGGACGTGATCGTGAACCGCTCGGTGGCGAGCATGTTGTACACGAAGTGGGCCTTCCCCTCGCGCAGGTACAGGCCGTACCCGCCGGTCAGCCCGCCCTGCGTCAGCACCATTCCCTCGGCCCCCTTCTCGGGGACCTCGATGTCCGCGGTCACGGAGAACGACTTGTTCAGCACCGGCGGGCACGCGCCGTCAGGCAGGGCGATCTGGCCGGGGTAGTACACGTACTTGTCGCGCTTCCCGGCGAGGTTCGGGCGGCCCTGCAACTCGCCGTTGAGCCGCTCCACGCCGCGCCAGTCGAGTGGCAGAACCTTGTACCGCTCCGCCTCTTGCCAGAACCGGCCTTCGAGCTCCCGCACTTTCTCCGGGTGCTTCGCCGCCAGGTCGGTCGCCTGCGAGAAGTCCTGCTCCAGGTTGTACAGCTCCCACTTGGCCGTGAACGGGTCGAAGGCGCCGCGGATCGGGCTCCACGGCACGAAGCTGCGGCTCGACGCCATCCACCCGTCGTGGTAGATGCCGCGGTTCACGAACATCTCGAAGTACTGCGTCCGCCGCGTCGCCGGGGCGTTCTTGTCGGCGAACGTGCCGAGGAAGCTCGCCCCCTCGATCGGCTGCTGGGCGATGCCGTTCAGCATCGTCGGCGGGGTGATGCCGATCGCCTCGTACAGCGTCGGCACGATGTCGATGACGTGCAGGAACTGGGTGCGGAGGCCGCCGCGGTCGCGGATGCGGCCCGGCCACGACACGATCATCGGGTTGCGGGTGCCGCCGAGGTGGCTGGCCACCTGCTTGGTCCACTGGAACGGGGTCGACATGGCGTGCGCCCACGCGGCCGGGAAGTGGTTGAACCACCGCGGCCCGCCGAGTTCGTCGAGGTGGGGGAGGGCGGCCTGCCACCGCTCCGGGAAGCCGTTGAAGAACAAGTTCTCGTTCAGGCTCCCCTCGAGCCCGCCCTCGGCGCTGGCGCCGTTGTCGCCGACGACGTAGAGGAAGATGGTGTTGTCGCCGCCGGGCATCTTCTTCACCTCGTCGATGACGCGGCCCATGTGGTGATCGACGTGGGCCGCGAACCCGGCGAACACCTCCATCATGCGGGCGTAGACGCGCTTCTGGTCGGGGGCCAGCGTGTCCCACGCCGGCAACCCCTCGCTGCGGGCGGTGAGCTGCGTGCCCGGCGGGACGACGCCGAGCTTGATCTGCCGCGCGAGGGTCGCCTCGCGGTAGGCGTCCCAGCCCTGGTCGAACTGCCCGCGGAACTTGTCGATCCACTCCTTCGGGGCGTGGTGCGGGGCGTGGTTCGCCCCCGGCGCGACGTACAGGAAGAACGGCTTGTCCGGCGAGATGCTCGTGGACCGCCGCACCCACTGGATGGCCTTGTCAGCGAGGTCCTCGGTCAGGTGGTAGTTCGGGTCGGTGCTCGCCGGCACGAGGTTACGGTTCTCGAACAGGGTCGGGTTCCACTGGTTCATGTCGCCGGCGTTAAACCCGTAGAAGTAGTCGAACCCGAGGCCGTTGGCCCAGCGGTCGAACGGCCCGATCGCGCTCGTCTCCCAGGTCGGCGTGTTGTGGTTCTTGCCGAGCCACGCGGTCATGTACCCGTTCTGCCGGAGCACCTCGCCGATCGACCCGCAGCTGCGCGGCAGCACGCAGGTGTAGCCGTCGTACCCGGTCGCGGCCTCGGTGATGCACCCGAACGTCGCCGAGTGGTGGTTGCGGCCGGTGATGAGCGCCGCCCGCGTCGGGCTGCACAGCGCGGTCGTGTGGAACCGGGTGTACCGCAGCCCCTCGGCGGCGAGCCGGTCGAGGGTCGGCGACGGGACGCCGCCGCCGAACGTTGAGTACTGCCCGAAGCCGGTGTCGTCGAGGAGGATGAGCACGACGTTCGGCGCCCCCTTCGGCGCCTTCACCGGCTGCGGGAACTGCGGCGGGTCGGAGTCCTTGTAGGTCTTGCCGACCTTCCCCTTGAACTGGAAATCGGGCCGCGGGAGCACCTTCGGGGTACCGCCGGTCGGGGGCGGCTCCTGGGCGAGCGCCGTCCCGAGCCGGCCGGCGGCGGTGAACCAGCCGGCCGCGCCACTCGCCGCGAACAGCGCGGCGGCAATCAGGCATCGAGAGAGCATGCGGATCCTCCCTTGCAGCAGGTCAACGGGGTCTATGGGTCTGGTCGCGGGCGACGCCCCGGCCGCGGCGTCGGGTTCGACCAGGCGGGCTGGTCGATGCGGACCAGCCGCGTCTGCGCGGTTCGATTTCCGCCCGCGCGGGCGAGGTTGGCGTCGCTGGCGTCCAGGCGGCTGAGGTTGAGTCGCACTCGCAGGTTCCGGCGGGGCACGCCGCGGCTCCGGTCGCGGACCGTCGATTGGGGAAAAACTGTCCGATTCGCCCGGCACCACTGTCATACCCGATCACATCGTCGGTGTCGCCGGCGCTGTGATGAAATGCCTTGCCAGAGGGTGAGTTCAGATCACCGCGCCGGACAAGCTGACCGCGGGCGCGGGGCCAGGCTGTGCTTCAGCACCCACGCCACCCGGGTCGAGAACCCGAGCATCTGCGGCGCGGTCATCAGTACCCGCTCGTTCGCTCAGGTAAGCGGCGCGACCCGTTCGACGGTGAGGCCGGTCAGCGTGCTCTCCCCGGAGATCGTCGGGTACCGCCGGACCGCCACGCGCGTCGGTAAGGTCATCTGGCGGGAGTGGCAGGTGGACTTCAACCACCTCTCCCTCAACGCCCGGCTCGCCCGACGCGTCAGCACACCCCCTGAACCCGCAGGCGAGTACCCCGCACGGTGATCGAGGGCCGAGGAGCGGCGGGAAAACCAGTGGCACGAGTGGGGGAAGGGGTGCGAAGATGACTCGCCAGGGAACGCCTCGTCACCACCAGGAACCGACCCGTGACCGACCACGCCCGCCATCCCCTGGAACCGCTCAGCGCCGCGGAGGTGCAGCAAACCGTGCGATTGCTCCGGACCGACGGCAAAGTCACCCCGACGACGCGGGTCGTGTCGGTCAGCCTGAAGGAGCCGTCGAAGGAACTGGTCCACGGCTTCACCGGCCGCGAGGCGGTCCGGCGCGAGGCCTTCGCCGTGCTGTTCGACAACGCCACCAACGCCTGTCACGAGGCCACCGTCTGCCTCACACGGAGCCAGGTGCTCGCGGTCCGGCACGTGCCCGGCGTCCAGCCGACCATGACCATCGACGAGCAGATCGAGTGCGAACACGCGGTGCTGGCCAGCGCGGAGTTCAAGGCCGCGCTCAAGGCGCACTACGGCGTCGAGGACACCCGGCTGGTCATGGTCGACATCTGGAGTGCGGGCAACTACGGCAGCGAGGAGGACCGCACCCGCCGGCTGGCCCGCCCCCTCTGCTTCCTCCGTGAGGACCCCACCGACAACGGCTACGTCCGGCCGATCGAGGGGCTCCGGCCGGTCGTCGATCTGAACACCATGACGGTCCTCCGCGTCGAGGAGCACGGCCACTGGCCGCTCCCCCCGGGGAGTGGCAACTACGCCGCCGACCGCGTGGGCCGCCTCCGCACGGACATCAAGAAGCTGGAGATCACCCAGCCGGAGGGGCCGAGCTTCGAGGTCGAGGGCCACAGCGTCCGCTGGCAGAAGTGGCGGTTCGTGATCGGGTTCAACGCCCGCGAGGGGCTGACGCTCCACCACCTCCGCTACGACGACGACGGCCGGGAGCGCTCCGTCCTGTACCGCGCGTCGCTCACCGAGATGGTCGTCCCGTACGGGGACCCGGGCCCGACGCAGCGGCGGAAGAACGCCTTCGACGTGGGCGAGTACGGCATGGGCGCCTGCGCCAACAGCCTGGAGCTGGGCTGCGACTGCCTCGGCCTGATCCGCTACTTCGACGCGCACCTCTGCGACAGCCGGGGGAAGCCGCTCACCATCAAGAACGCGGTCTGCATGCACGAGGAGGACTACGGCATCCTCTGGAAGCACACCGACCGCCGCCTCCCGGACGCGCCCGAGGTCCGGCGGTCGCGCCGGCTGGTGGTCTCGTCGGTGTCCACCGTCGAGAACTACGAGTACGGCTTCTTCTGGTACCTCTACCAGGACGGCAGCATCCAGTTCGAAATCAAGCTGACGGGCATCCTCTCGCTCGGGGCGTTTCCCCCGGGCGAGAAGCCGAAGTACGGCAACCTGGTCGCCCCGCAGCTGTACGCCCCGAACCACCAGCACTTCTTCAACATGCGCCTCGACTTCGACCTCGACGGCACGGCCAACACGGTCCAGCAACACGACGTGGTGGCCGACGCGATCGACGACGAGAACCCGTTCGAGAACGCCTTCCACACGCGGGTGACGCCGCTCACGTCCGAGAAGCAGGCGCGCGGGCACCTGAACCTGGAGACGGCCCGGACGTGGAAGGTGGTCAACCCGACCGTGACCAACGCCGTGGGCGAGCCGGTCGGCTACAAGCTCTTACCCGGCGACAATTCGTTCCCGTTCGCCTCGCCGAACGCGTGGTGGCGGAAGCGGGCGGGCTTCGTGAACCACCACGTCTGGGTGACACCGTACCACGAGGACGAGAAGTACGGGGCCGGCGACTACCCCAACCAGAGCGCCGGCGGCGACGGCCTGGCGCGCTGGACCGAGCGGGACCGGCCGATCGAGAACACCGACGTCGTGCTGTGGTACACCTTCGGGCACACTCACATCCCGCGGCCCGAGGACTACCCGGTGATGCCGACGGCCTACATCGGCTTCGTGCTCAAGCCGAACGGGTTCTTCGCCCGGAACCCGGCGAACGACGTCCCGCCCTCCTCGAAGCCGAGTACCGCGGCCGGATCGTGCTGCCACTGATCCCGGCCGGCGGGTCATTCACGGTGGCGCAGTCCGGTCGTTCGGGGCCGCGGTCGTCGGCAGGTGGAAGGCGTAGTCGGCGTAGCGGTCCTTGAGGTGCTGGTGTAGGCGGGGCCGGGGCCGGCCCCGTTGGAGCCGGCGCCCCCGCGCCGGGGCGGGCTCGCGGGTGGCGGGTGGCATTGCGTCCGACTACCCTGTCCTGCGGGGCACGCCCCGCCACCTCTCCGCGTCCCGACTCGCACCCACGCTGCAGGGGGTTCTGATGCGCCGCGCCGGCCTCGTCTGTTTGCTCCTCGTCCTGGCCGCGCCCCCCGCACCGGCCCAGGAGAAGGTCGCGTCCGTCGAGGGCGTGACCGAGTACCGGCTCGCCAACGGCGCCCGCGTGCTCCTCTACCCCGAGCCGTCGCGGCCGACCGTCACCGTGAACATGACCGTGCTCGTCGGCAGCCGCCACGAGGGGTACGGCGAGAGCGGCATGGCCCACCTGTTGGAGCACATGGTGTTCAAGGGGACGCCGCGGTTCCCGAACGTGCCGAAGGAGCTGCGCGACCACGGCGCCAGCTTCAACGGCACCACCAACGTGGACCGCACCAACTACTTCGAGACGCTCCCGGCGACCGACGAGAACCTCGACTTCGCCATCCACCTGGAGTCCGACCGGCTCGTGAACAGCTTCGTGAAGCGGGAAGACCTGGTGAGCGAGTTCACGGTCGTGCGGAACGAGTTCGAGCGCGGCGAGAACAGCCCGGCGGGCGTGCTCGGGCAGCGCGTCCACGCCGCCGCCTACGAGTGGCACAACTACGGCAAGTCCACCATCGGCAACCGCTCCGACATCGAGCGCGTGCCGATCGACAACCTGCAGGCCTTCTACAAGAAGTACTACCAGCCCGACAACTGCGTGCTCATCGTCGCCGGCAAGTTCGACGAGCCGAAGGCGCTGGCGCTCTGCCAAAAGTACCTCGGGTCGATCCCCAGGCCCGAACGCAAGCTCGACGCGACGTACACCGAGGAGCCGCCGCAGGACGGCGAGCGCACGGTCGTGCTGCGCCGCGTCGGCACCGTCGGGGCGGTCGCGGCGGCGTACCACATCCCGAGCGCGTCGCACCCCGACTGGGCGCCGCTGAGCCTGATGGCCGGCATCATCTCGCAGTCGCCGAACGGCCGGCTCCACAAGGCGCTCGTCGAGAGCAAGCTCACCACCGGCGCGTTCGCCCGCGCCGACAACGCCCACGACCCCGGTCTGTTCTTCGCGTCCGCCCAGACCGAGGCGGCGCAGCTCGACGCCGCCCGCGACACGCTCCTGAAGGTGCTCGAGTCGCTCGGCGACGTGCCGTTCACCGCCGACGAGGTGGAGAAGGCGAAGCTCCGCAGCAAGCGCAACTCCGAAGGCCTGCCGGCGAACGCCTCCGGGATGGCGATGGCGCTCAGCTCGGCGTCGGCGCTCGGCGACTGGCGGCTGCTGTTCGTGCAGCGCGACCGCCTCGCGGCCGTCACCGTGGACGACGTGAACCGCGTGGCGAAGACGTACTTCCCGAAGCACAACCGCACGGTCGGCGTGTTCATCCCCGAGACGGAGCCGAAGCGCCTCGCGGTGCCGGCCGCGCCGCCGATCGCCACCATCGTGAAGGACTTCAAGGGCGGCGCCACCGTCGCCGCCGGGGAGGCGTTCGACCCCACGCCCGCGAACCTCGACGCCCGCGTGAAGGTGATCGAGGACGGCGGCTTCAAGGCCGGGCTCCTGGCGAAGAAGAACCGCGGCGAGACGGTGTCGCTGGTGCTGACGCTGCACTACGGCAACGAGGACTCGCTGAAGGGGCAGGAGGCCGCGGCCGGGATGCTGCCGCGATTGATGGCGGCCGGTACCAAGAAGCACGACCGGCAGGCGCTGCGCGAGGAGATGGAGTCGCTCGGCGTGCGTATCTCAACAGGCGGCGGCGGGGGCGGCGGCGGGAAGGGTGGCAAGGGCGGCGGCGGCGCCCCCGGCGTGCCCGGCCAGCTCACGTTCTCCGTCGAGGCGAAGCGCGACACGCTCCCGAAGGCGATCGACCTGCTCGGCGAAATCCTCCGCGAGCCGGCGTTCCCGGCCGACGAGTTCGAGACGATGAAGCGCGCCGGCCGCGCCGCGCTGGCGGGCTCGGCCGGCGACCCGGCGACGCTCGCCAACAACAAGCTCGCCCGCGCCCTGTCGTCGTACCCGAAGGGCGACGTGCGCTACGTCCCCACGCTGGAGGAGAGTTTGGCCCGCGCCGACGCCCTGACGCTGGCGCAGGTGCGCACCCTGTACGAGACGCAGGTCGGCGCGAGCCAGGTCGAGCTGGCCGTGGTCGGCGACTTCGACCCGGACGCGGCCGTCGCCAAGGTGCGGGGCGTGCTGCGCGAGTGGGAGTCGAAGGTGCCGGTGCGGCGGATCGCCCGCGACGCGCCGGCGGCGCGGCCGGGGTCGAAGGAGGACATCCTGACGCCGGACCGGGCGAACGCGGTGTTCCTGGCGGCGGTGGCGTTCCCGGCGAAGGAGGGCGACGCCGACTACGCGGCGATGCGGCTCGGCAACTTCATCCTCGGCGGCGGCACGCTCTCGTCGCGGCTCGGCGACCGCATCCGCCAGAAGGAGGGGCTGTCGTACGGCGTCACGTCGGCGTTCACCGCGTCGGCGCGCGACCCGGTGGCGAGCCTGACGATCAACGCCATCACGAACCCGCAGAACATCGACAAGGTGGAGAAGGCCGCGGTCGAGGAACTGACCAAGTTCCTGACCGACGGCCCGACGTCGGAGGAGTTGGCTGGCGCGCAGCGGGCGTTCCTGGAGGCGGCGAAGGTGGGCCGGACCGGCGACGCAGCCATCGCCGGGCAGATCGCGTCGAACCTGAGTCTGGGACGGACGTTCGCCCACGTCGCCGAGGCCGAGAAGAAGATCGCCGAGCTGACGCCGCAGGCGATCACCGCGGCGTTCCGCCGGCACGTCGATCCGGCGCGGCTGGTCATCATCCGCGCCGGCGACTTCAAGAAGTGAGCGGCGGGTAACGGGGGAAAGGCGGTGGCGGAGCAGGCCGGCGCCCCGCTCGCCGGGGTCATCTCCCGGGGCGGGACTTATTGGCCGGACGATTTTTCCTGGTGCGAA carries:
- a CDS encoding carbohydrate porin, with amino-acid sequence MPPRPFETLLSAALFLAGGSVACGQEPAAVAAPVAEAVSTADPVPPNPYSGDLLTRLRATGDWWGHRSALADSGLTFDLFATQFYQGVASGGREQQFEFGGKLDYLFNLDTGKLGWWQGGFLNLHAETRYGRSVNALDGLLTPSNIPLSFPEPEGSISSITGLKLTQALSEEVVVFAGKINTLDEYGFRYAPGLGTNRPGLEGFMNTSLVFNPIVGRTVPYSAAGVGGAVLKDGEPLFAVTVFDPEERSTKGLEDLFVRGVTVVTDLTLDVKPLGRPGRYNFGGTYSNSQYRSFDPAAYLRIPPALVRDEAASPKETGSWSVYANFFQSVWVDAADEKRHWGVFGQFGVADGNPNPVRFVANGGVGGRSMIPGRTYDTFGVGYFYLGLSDNFKALAGPLLPQRDEYGVEVFYNLAVTPWARFTTDLQVARPSTVGLDTAIIPGFRFQLLF
- a CDS encoding arylsulfatase — its product is MLSRCLIAAALFAASGAAGWFTAAGRLGTALAQEPPPTGGTPKVLPRPDFQFKGKVGKTYKDSDPPQFPQPVKAPKGAPNVVLILLDDTGFGQYSTFGGGVPSPTLDRLAAEGLRYTRFHTTALCSPTRAALITGRNHHSATFGCITEAATGYDGYTCVLPRSCGSIGEVLRQNGYMTAWLGKNHNTPTWETSAIGPFDRWANGLGFDYFYGFNAGDMNQWNPTLFENRNLVPASTDPNYHLTEDLADKAIQWVRRSTSISPDKPFFLYVAPGANHAPHHAPKEWIDKFRGQFDQGWDAYREATLARQIKLGVVPPGTQLTARSEGLPAWDTLAPDQKRVYARMMEVFAGFAAHVDHHMGRVIDEVKKMPGGDNTIFLYVVGDNGASAEGGLEGSLNENLFFNGFPERWQAALPHLDELGGPRWFNHFPAAWAHAMSTPFQWTKQVASHLGGTRNPMIVSWPGRIRDRGGLRTQFLHVIDIVPTLYEAIGITPPTMLNGIAQQPIEGASFLGTFADKNAPATRRTQYFEMFVNRGIYHDGWMASSRSFVPWSPIRGAFDPFTAKWELYNLEQDFSQATDLAAKHPEKVRELEGRFWQEAERYKVLPLDWRGVERLNGELQGRPNLAGKRDKYVYYPGQIALPDGACPPVLNKSFSVTADIEVPEKGAEGMVLTQGGLTGGYGLYLREGKAHFVYNMLATERFTITSEELPRGNVALAMNLTYEGKAGERGKGATVTLTANGKKVGEGQLPRTIPLSLSLGEGIDVGMDTGSAVDFTYRLPFRYTGRIERVTIEPKP
- a CDS encoding primary-amine oxidase; the encoded protein is MTDHARHPLEPLSAAEVQQTVRLLRTDGKVTPTTRVVSVSLKEPSKELVHGFTGREAVRREAFAVLFDNATNACHEATVCLTRSQVLAVRHVPGVQPTMTIDEQIECEHAVLASAEFKAALKAHYGVEDTRLVMVDIWSAGNYGSEEDRTRRLARPLCFLREDPTDNGYVRPIEGLRPVVDLNTMTVLRVEEHGHWPLPPGSGNYAADRVGRLRTDIKKLEITQPEGPSFEVEGHSVRWQKWRFVIGFNAREGLTLHHLRYDDDGRERSVLYRASLTEMVVPYGDPGPTQRRKNAFDVGEYGMGACANSLELGCDCLGLIRYFDAHLCDSRGKPLTIKNAVCMHEEDYGILWKHTDRRLPDAPEVRRSRRLVVSSVSTVENYEYGFFWYLYQDGSIQFEIKLTGILSLGAFPPGEKPKYGNLVAPQLYAPNHQHFFNMRLDFDLDGTANTVQQHDVVADAIDDENPFENAFHTRVTPLTSEKQARGHLNLETARTWKVVNPTVTNAVGEPVGYKLLPGDNSFPFASPNAWWRKRAGFVNHHVWVTPYHEDEKYGAGDYPNQSAGGDGLARWTERDRPIENTDVVLWYTFGHTHIPRPEDYPVMPTAYIGFVLKPNGFFARNPANDVPPSSKPSTAAGSCCH
- a CDS encoding M16 family metallopeptidase translates to MRRAGLVCLLLVLAAPPAPAQEKVASVEGVTEYRLANGARVLLYPEPSRPTVTVNMTVLVGSRHEGYGESGMAHLLEHMVFKGTPRFPNVPKELRDHGASFNGTTNVDRTNYFETLPATDENLDFAIHLESDRLVNSFVKREDLVSEFTVVRNEFERGENSPAGVLGQRVHAAAYEWHNYGKSTIGNRSDIERVPIDNLQAFYKKYYQPDNCVLIVAGKFDEPKALALCQKYLGSIPRPERKLDATYTEEPPQDGERTVVLRRVGTVGAVAAAYHIPSASHPDWAPLSLMAGIISQSPNGRLHKALVESKLTTGAFARADNAHDPGLFFASAQTEAAQLDAARDTLLKVLESLGDVPFTADEVEKAKLRSKRNSEGLPANASGMAMALSSASALGDWRLLFVQRDRLAAVTVDDVNRVAKTYFPKHNRTVGVFIPETEPKRLAVPAAPPIATIVKDFKGGATVAAGEAFDPTPANLDARVKVIEDGGFKAGLLAKKNRGETVSLVLTLHYGNEDSLKGQEAAAGMLPRLMAAGTKKHDRQALREEMESLGVRISTGGGGGGGGKGGKGGGGAPGVPGQLTFSVEAKRDTLPKAIDLLGEILREPAFPADEFETMKRAGRAALAGSAGDPATLANNKLARALSSYPKGDVRYVPTLEESLARADALTLAQVRTLYETQVGASQVELAVVGDFDPDAAVAKVRGVLREWESKVPVRRIARDAPAARPGSKEDILTPDRANAVFLAAVAFPAKEGDADYAAMRLGNFILGGGTLSSRLGDRIRQKEGLSYGVTSAFTASARDPVASLTINAITNPQNIDKVEKAAVEELTKFLTDGPTSEELAGAQRAFLEAAKVGRTGDAAIAGQIASNLSLGRTFAHVAEAEKKIAELTPQAITAAFRRHVDPARLVIIRAGDFKK